Part of the Hevea brasiliensis isolate MT/VB/25A 57/8 chromosome 16, ASM3005281v1, whole genome shotgun sequence genome is shown below.
TTAATATATATGTTTATGCACAACACTATTAATATAGTATTAATAATCGAGGTCATAAATATATgtggcattttttttttaaataagcatcaagaatttatatttatatttttacaaaaaagataaaattctaattttacaaaattataattatttttaaataataatatggaTTTTTTATATTTTGTTGTAAATTTCCTTTATTAAGGAACTATCTGGTCTGGGACTATTCATTTCCAATCCAGGGCTTGGAAAACCGAGGCATGTGAACCAAACAGTATCTAAGATTCCAGAGAGCGCGTGAAAGTCACTGCCGCAAACAAATCCAATAAATTGATTTGTCACCAGGGAAAAGAAAAGGAACCGAAACTCTCCTCTATTTGCGGTTTCTCACATCGCTATTGATTCGTGTCAAAAAGATAAAAGTCTTtggtagaagaagaagaaacatgaGGAAGGAAGATACAGTGAAGCTGATCAGCGCGGAGGGGTTCGAGTTCGTCATCGACAAGGAAGCGGCCATGGTTTCCCAGACCATCCGCAACATGCTCACCTCTCCAGGTCCCTCTCTTTCTCTCGCTTTCTCAAGTTTTTCAGGTTTCTGTTTTGATCCGTTGCATGATATTACTCTTTCTGGTGGGTTTGGATTAATTAAGGGTGTGCTTTAGTTAATTGAGGATGATTAGTATTTCTGGCTTAAATTCTGCTTTGTTTTCGTTAATTCTTACAAAATCACTGCCGAATTTAAGAGTTTCCATACTTTTTGTTTTTGGATTTAATTTATGGGTTTGCAAGCAACTAAAATGAGGTTTCTCAAGGTgggttgtatatatatatatatatatatataatttgtggCAGGTAGTTTCGCTGAGACGCAGCATGGAGAAGTGAGATTTCCGGAAATAAGCACCACCATTTTAGAGAAAATTTGCCAATATTTCTACTGGTCCCTTCAATATGCCAAGTTTTGTTCTCTTCCTTATCTTTCTATCGTTTGATTATTTTACTGTGTCATCTTAATTTGTGGTTCAATTTAAGTTTACTTGCTTCAAAAGCTTGGATTTAGTCAATATCGTATCGTGCCTAACTGTTTTGTTTTGGCTGCAAACACGAAACGCCTATCAGGTTGAAATATTTGATTAGATGGCAAACTTTTGTTGTGTTTTGAGCAATTTACTATGCTAATTACCTTATATTGATGCTTATGTTTCGTAAGTACAGTGTTGAGTTTTGGCTTTGAAAACTTGTTATGTACTACTTATCAtgcttctctctctttttttcttttggggtgtgtgtgtgtgtggaacAGAGGGGATAGAAAAAGAAACTTTTGTTAATCTCTCCCTACATGCTTGTGAGGCCATTTTTTTGTATCCTCCAGGGAAGCAATATTTAGTTGGTTTTGTTAGTTTTATTACCTCTTTGatcattttcatattttaatttttgatggAATGTTCAATAAACTTGTTTTGCATAAACTTCTCCTCTTAATATTTTGGTTTGGTCAGGAGAATGAGGATATAGCAATCCCTTCTGTTTGGTTTGGTGGTGAAGTGGGTTATTGGAGGTCTCTGGAAATACTTATTTTGCCAAAATGAAATGGTTTGCATCTCTACTGATTAAAAGTGTTCGGTCTTTGGTCCCAAGATTTAGAAAGACAGAGGTTTGCATCATATATGTATGCATctcttttgtttgaaaattattattCTGGGAATTAAGGCTTCCTCCTAAATCATAATTTAGTTTTGTTCACATTCAGTTCTGTAGTCTGGACATTGTACAATATTTTATGTGCTTATTGTGCTTCTATAGATCCCTCTAGTCTGTTTACCTGTCGTCCTCCTATCATAATTGTGAAGTTTTAACTCTCTACATTTTGTTCTCCCTCTCTTTATAGTTTTCTTCCTTGGATTTGTGAGCTGAAAATTTCACCTGCTTCTTTTTGGCAGTTATATGAGCTTCATGTGGGGCCTCAGTTCTTCTTTctaatatattttagtatattctaAATAATGAAATGGTCTGTTTAATCCATGCCACTTGGTGGGTGGTTGATTTGGTTTTATTTAcgtttgttatttatttatttttttcaaatgcTGCTAAAGATAATGGTTGGGAGGTCATGCTAGTTGTGAAGCTGCATTGAAGATTAGTAATTGAGATCTTTGGTTTTCAGCATGAATCTCCTGTTTAAAAAGACTCATTGATGTTATTGTTTGTTTAGACCTTTCCCTTTTATGTATCTACAAGTTGAAGGTTTGACTAAATCTAACTATTGGTTTTAAGTTTTAACTAATCGAGGTCCTGGCTTCttattcttgtatttttctcCTCTATTGACATGAAATTGCTGCTCTTCTGTCAGGGGAAAGGAGACTGAATTCCATATTGAACCTGAACTGACTCTGGAACTGATGATGGCTGCTAATTATCTCCATACTTGACCAAATTGTTTTGCTTGCTTCTTGGGTGGCAATTCTTAATTTAGACGGTAAGCCTACTGCTTATTATCACCTCCTTAGATACAGCATCTGTTATCTATTCCTTCTGacatttcctttttcttctctctctctctctctctcttttttttttttttggggtatATTAAACTCTTGGGTTTGATTTTATCATAAAATGATTTTTTTGGAGTGGTCTATGCCAAACAGGGATATTAAAGGAGGACATTGTCTCCCGAGAAGACTTATAAGTCATAGGTTTTCTGTGCTTGTGTCATCACTGCTGTGGATTGGAATTGAGGGAGGCATGGCAAGGTCATTTTATTCATCAAACTTGTAATGTCATTGATGTAACTTTGAACGTATTTCGGAACCCATAGCAAATTGAACATGACTGAATGATGTGACTTAGCTATTATTAAGTATAAACTGCACAAAGTGTTTATCTTAACATAcactttattgaaaaaaaaaaaagtcttaacATACACTTGTTGTCCTTGAATTGGTATTTTCtggtagttaaaaaaaaaaatttatattctgATGGAAGCTTTGCTGCGATCAAAACTGTGTTTTCCTTATTTTGCTTGGATAGTTAAGGTAACGAGAGACGAATAATTGTAGAATAATGGTTTTTGTTACATTCTGTTCATTATCATGTACTTGGCTCTCTGGTTGTTATTGTTCAGCAGCATTTTTCCAATCATTCAAAAGGGATAATTATTAAAATAGCAAAAGATATATTAGAACAAGTCAGTTTTGATCAAGGTCCTAATGTTACAATTCCaactctaaattttaaaaaaagaaaaaacttccAATTTTATTCCTAATAGAAAATTTTGGATTCATATTTTCACTATTTCTATGGAATTTTTGACAGTCGAATATTTTAAGAAGGAAACTATATATTATTTGGataacttaaattcaaaattaaaattcgaCCTGCCATCTAAAAAGATCTATGCGAAACTTGTATAATTACTTAAAAATGCAAACTAACTTTTTCGTAAaagaaatattgttaaaaatcagAGGACATTcgcattaaaattttaaatgagaaaaaaaaaatcagtcttAAAACTACACTCATTTTTATAATTAAGttctatttttttctttataaataaatattaatagtttaaaattattaaatactcATTGAGAAATTATTACATGAATGATGTGATGCACcaaaatcaataataataaaatacataaataagtttattgcatgatttgttttttctttttcagTTACGGGAATAAAAACTAATTAAGCCATGTTTGCCAATATTGATTTTGTtaagtttattttttaaaataaattattgatatGTTTTATTGTTATTAGTGGCTTGCATCAACTTAGTTCTATGATATGATATTCTAGGGAAATATAATAATTTTCCATGTTCGCTCGTACTTGATTGCATTACCACGCCTTGACatagatttttttttctccatccaatcttaaaatttaaaaaacaaaaattggcttttttttttttttaaattctttaattgaATTGAGCTCATTGCTAATGCCCGTGGCCCTGGCTTGCTTTTAACCAGTTCTTCTTATTCATCTCCAAACGCCATCGTTCGATTGAGTCTTCTTGTCTCCCTCGAGTACTCATCTGCCAAAATCTCTCCATGACATAAACCTAGTTCTCTCCTAGCAGAATCAAATGGCGATTCGCGCCTTTTCAAGATCAAGAATAGCAAAACTCAGTACAGTACTCCTTCAAAATCTACCAAATCAACCAATAAAGCAGAACCCATTACCTTCAAACCCCCAAATACCAGCGTCAGAATTGAATACATTATACAATCTCTCTTCTGGGTTGAGGCAATACCACGACGGGAGGCCGAGAGGACCCCTCTGGAGAGGCAAGAAGCTGATAGGAAAAGAAGCCCTTTTTGTAACTCAAGGATTAAAGAGGCTTAAAGATGACGAAGAGAAGCTTCAGAAGTTCATAAAAACCCATGTTTTGAGGCTGTTAAAAATGGACATGATTGCTGTCCTCACTGAGCTTGAGCGCCAAGAGGAGGTCTCCTTAGCTCTCAAGGTCTGGTCttatttatttcttctttttACTTAAGATGTTTGTTTTTCTCTTTTATTGCTAAAGTTTATTTCTTTTGCTTTATTTTAGTGGTTTTCTTTTGTTGGATCTTTCttaaatttagttttcattcttcTTCATCGCATCTTTAGTTTATAGGAAGATTCATTGATCTTCGGCAATCTTAATGGAGGTTCGAGGGCAGCATGGTTATGTCACAAATTGATGTTGCTTGTTTATTGTTTGATGTTATGCTTCAAAGAAATGTTGGCTCTTGGTCGTTGCTTCTTTAATTATGTAATTAACTTGATGTTATCAGAACAACTTTTTATTGTGAATTGAAAAGATATCCTTCATGAGCCAGGCCTTAATTAAGCTTCAAGATTGTTTCATTGTTGTCGAATTGCATTAAATTTAACCATGCAGATGCAGGATTATATATTGTTATGGCATTGATCATTTTACTTGTGTTATGCCCATCTCATCAAAATTTCAGATGTTTCAAGTCATTCAAAAGCAAGACTGGTATACGCCCGATGTCTATCTCTACAAGGACTTGGTCATTGCATTAACAAGAAGTGGAAAAATGGATGAAGCAATGAAGCTGTGGAAAACTATGAGAAATGAGAATTTGTTCCCAGATTCTCAAATGTACACAGAAGTCATTAGGGGCTTCTTGAGGGATGGCTCTCCTGCTGATGCAATGAATATATACGAGGACATGAAGAAGTCCCCAGATCCACCAGAGGAATTACCCTTTAGGATTTTGTTGAAGGGGCTTTTACCACACCCACTTCTTAGGAGCAGAGTGAAGCAAGATTATGAGGAGCTTTTCCCTGAAAAACATGTTTATGATCCTCCAGAAGAGATATTTGGCGTGTACTAATGTATGCATGAGGCATTATCTATATGTTCTTGGTATCACACTTTGTTTATGCTTGTTGGGAGATATTCATTAGCATGTTTGTGGCATCAGAGACGGCGTTGTAATAGGGGAGATATCAGTACATCATCCTCGAAAAATTACTTGAAGTGATCACTGAAAAGGAGTACATGGTGTGAATTATTGATTAACAAAAGATAACAGAGGAGACTTTGGATTACAGAATTGCTTTCATGTGTAATGCAAATATGATTCCCTTGTTTTGATTAATCCAAATTCATTTATTTGCAGGCAACAACTGATCCTTCTCTTTACTGAAGGACGTGGTCATATCTCAACCGCTTAAAGCTCATAACAAATGATAGGCGATTATGGCATTATGCACTATTTTAGAGCGAGGAAAGTCTTTAATGTTAGGATGCATCCCACATTGCCATGGTTTCAACTTTTAGAGCTTCAAGCTGTGGAGCTTTTTAATAATTTTCCCCTCTAAGGTGGAGCTGAAAGGTGGAGGATGGGGCATTCTTTGTTCTGATTGAACTTAAAACTGTGATATACcgaaaaatttaaaatggattTCTTTGGAATTAATAAAGAGCTACTGCACTGCTGTTATGTCTTTAAATACCTTATCTGGCAGCTTCTTGTGGATTCTTTTCATGTTGGTTTTGATTGATGATTTACTAGTTCATTTGAACTTGCCAACATGTCCATATTAATCTTTTGAGCGTTTAAGAGAGAATTACTATTGGTGAGATACATTTAAACAATTTTGATTAGGGATATGAATCGAGCTAAATTTGGATTCTGctggcaaaaattttaaattcaacttTGATTTATATTCATAATAATTTATGAATTCAAGCTCAAGCTTGAGATCactagaatttatttattttgagatTAGTaaacaaatttatttatatttttaatggtAATTGAGTTCAGCTTGAATATGTTCCAAGTTGAGTTTCGAGTCCCCTTTTTACCAGTTGAATTACATTCAACTGGTATACTTATATTAATTAACTCAATTACTCTAAACATTTTTAAGCATAAATTTGCAAAATTTATATTCAGTCCAAACACTAATTGTTTAAaggcaaaattattatttattttttgtattaatgaaactaattatttaatctccatattttaaaaaatatattattttatttttatattttattttcactaaatttttttagtttaatcgttaaattttttatcattcgataaattttaatattagtcaaactattatttagtttttttattttaatgaaattaattagttgatatttatattttaaaaaatattactatttaattACTCTATTTTAGTTaaactaattaattgatttatatattttaaaacataatattttaaaaaatatatctagataaaaatgaaaattttgctaTGTATGactaaatttgaatttacaacttttttttaaattattcaaatatttttactcaattctctatacatcatttttatattttttctattaaaaaataattttattaaattatcaccataattatttagaaatttaagaaaatttactGTCCTTTTATACGTAAACAATTTACactatttttttcataaaaataaaaatgatagaGAAAAAGAAGGGGAAACGGTGTAAAATACATAggaaaaataaaaacttaaagagaaacaaataaaaaaagataataaagAAATAGGAAGGGAAATAGAAAGCGAGGCGTCAAGACAGTTTGaatataaaagaataattaaataagttaaaaagttaataaaattaagttatagagattgattaattaattttattaaaataaaaaaataaataataatttaattaatattaatattattggctaaaaaattgataaaaaaattaaaataaaaaaattaaataatatattttagtaagtaattttgttaaaatacatgaaagtaattttctttttctattttaaaAACTAGGTGGGCCTTTTATCTTTTGCAATGATGGTGTCATGTTTAGTATAAAGATATATATTATGTACTTACGTCACCATCAAGTGGGCGtgccggagtggttatcgggcatGACTAGAAATCATGTGGGCTCTGCCCGCGCAGGTTCGAATCCTGCCGCTCACGATTTTGTAGAGCTTTACTATTGTGCTGTTGGCTGATTATTTTTAGGACGAATAAACTACATGTTGTTGATAGCGCAAAACCTGTAGTTACAAACCTGTAAgactaaataattatatatattttatatttaaaaatacaatatatatatatatatatattaaatttatataacatatatcaattaattataatttgagaATTAGattcattaaaataataaatttagatGGAAagacaataaaataaaatctaaaagaagtaatcatttcaaattaaaaatatgcTTAAAATTATTATGctcatttaaataataattaatggtaaatttaaacaaaaatacTATTGtgtttatgaaataaattataagagatacaattatattaaaattgaaaattaaaaagattGACATgtgatttttaataaatttaatttataaattattcttATTTTTATTCTCTACTTTTTGGATGAAACTGGAATACACTAATAAAGGATTAAAAGTCCAAAATTTTATTTCTAATACCTAATCATGTAGAGAATGACCAAAATTAGCAATCAATTTGCCACGAAGTCAACTGCAAGTGAGCCGCCAAACCAATCAAGCACTTAGATGTTCTTAGGCATTAACCGAATGATTGCTTCCTCATTATGCTAATCCAATAATTGCACTAATTAAGTGGAATTTTGTTACAGTTCAAGAAACCCCACTTCTCATATTGGCTTAACCATGACAATTGACAAAGATCAGCAGCAACTTTATTCCCAAGAATAAATGGTGACGATAACTTATTTTATTATGGAAAAGTACCCATTTTTAtgcaaaaaaaattattttaaattcattttctttaattataaaaagaagaatatatataaaagagaatACATTAAAATGATTTACAATAAATTGaaactggaaaatatttttgaacCTTGCTCAAGTACAGATTGGCCTTGATTGATAATTGAAGGGAGTGTTGTCAACTAACCACATCCTAAAGAGATATTGAGTGGAAAAACAAACCTTATCTAGTTATCTTGTTGTGGGATCAACAAGACTGGAGTTTTCTcgaagtctctctctctctccctttcaaGGTCTTCAAGCTAATTAGTATCCAAGAAAATTATGGGTCTTTTGAGTTGGgaatttttcttctcttcttttgtGACTCTACATAGCAATGGGAGGTTGCAATTATCCAGTATGTGACACACGTCACTCATTGGCATGTCCACTTAGGATGACATTTGGACCCCATGTGGCACTTATCCATTCATGTTTCTTGGGAAAAAGATGATCATGGTGGGTTATTAAATTTGAAGAGAGAAACAGAATGTTAATTGCtaggaaaaaccatatctcagataaaaggaaaagaaaagatcttataaaatagaataaataaaGATTGAGCCTTCTTTctcttctttccttttcttgtcgaTGATGGCACATGGGCGGCACAGCCAGTGGCGTCTAGTGGAGGACTATATATTTATGCACATGCTCGATGTTTCTACGAGACAACTAATCTATTTTGTCTTCTTTCCTGCTTTTTTCCCTGCAAATGGTATCTGTTTTTATCAGCTGTAAGTGTTTTTGTGGAAACTGAATTGGTTAGGCAGCCAGAGATATAGCTAGTTTTGTTAACAAGGTGTAGATAAGATTATAATGGACTGTAGGAAGAAtgggtcttcttcttcttcttcttcttcttcttcttcttcattcacaGCTGATCTTTTTGGCACCAAGGAGCCACCACCTTCTACTTCAACTGGGATTTTTGCTTCCATCTTTCCACCACCATCCACGGTATGATCTTACACTACTTTAGATACAAATGTTGATGTTTGTATGGGACTTTATGGATGCTTTAAAGTTGATATATGCTATTCTATTACTAGGATTTTACTCAATAACTCAGtaaagaatttgagaaaatggggaGGGAAGAGAAGGTATATAATGGTCTAATTTGGAAGTCCATTTTGAAATGCATGTTatgattttatggtttttaatGTTACCTTCAGGGCATTTTCTGCTATAAAAATACAATTTTTTGAACTGAACAGGAAAAGTTCAAGCTATTGATAGGATCTGCTTAATTTAGGAAACCAATAATAGGCCTAAAATAGGTCCATTTTGTAGATTTTATTAATTACTTTGCTCTGTAAATTAACATTACTAAATTTCTGAGTCAGTATCTGAACTTTGTTTTTGGTTGTTCAGGTTTTAGGGAGGAAATCCTCAAGCTCTGAGGTGATAGGATCTTGGCAAAAGCAGCCCCTTGAAAATCAAGGGTGGAACACCAAACAAGTAGCTCCAGGTTTGTCTTAGTAGGCTTGTTCTACATTATCTATATTCCTATCTTTCCTATGAGTCGATCATGTTCATtgaaaactaatttacctatattCTCCTTGAACTGATCATTCCTTATTTCTTGTGAAATgccaaatatttctcaaatattgaGCATAGAGAATAAGCTTGGAGCAAATTGCCTCGTatgttgttaatttttttattaacaataCAGCTGTGACTAGCGAGGCAGCAAGCTATAACATGCCTGACGAGAACAAGAATTCTATTTTTATGGAAGAAAGAGCAGAACCATGTCATCTAAGTTCATCACTTTACTATGGTGGGCAAGACAACTATTCTCAGCCCCCAAGTAGCCATTCTGGATCATATCCCATGGTGAGTCTTCTTTAGTAACTGACTAATTCAAATACTATACTGAGATATTGTCAGCATATAGAACTACTGAAATTATGCATCAAGTAAATGACCTGATGTACTTTGTGAATCAATTAGTTCAAGAAAGATGGGGGAGAAGATGATCCTAACGGCAACAATTCAAACGGTGCTTCTAGAGGAAATTGGTGGCAAGGTAACAACTAACATGTTTTCTGAGGCTACAAGTAGATACTTAAGCTCCTGCTCTAGACTATAACATTAACTCCAATATTCTGAATGTGCTTTTCTGCAGGTTCACTTTATTATTAGGACCTTGCCTTCCCTTGTCATATGAATTCTTAATCTATTTTTTAAGGTAAACACATAATCTTTTTAAGACAAGATAGATGAGTCTTTTTCATTCTGTATAAATTCAATTGCTTTAATTTTTCAGCTGATCAGCAGGAATATAACAACATGTGTTCAATCTCCTCCCCCATCTTAATCACACCCAACCAAAAACCAGGAAAAAAAGGAGAGATAATAGGA
Proteins encoded:
- the LOC110644295 gene encoding uncharacterized protein LOC110644295 is translated as MDCRKNGSSSSSSSSSSSSFTADLFGTKEPPPSTSTGIFASIFPPPSTVLGRKSSSSEVIGSWQKQPLENQGWNTKQVAPAVTSEAASYNMPDENKNSIFMEERAEPCHLSSSLYYGGQDNYSQPPSSHSGSYPMFKKDGGEDDPNGNNSNGASRGNWWQGSLYY
- the LOC110644337 gene encoding uncharacterized protein LOC110644337; the encoded protein is MRKEDTVKLISAEGFEFVIDKEAAMVSQTIRNMLTSPGSFAETQHGEVRFPEISTTILEKICQYFYWSLQYAKGKETEFHIEPELTLELMMAANYLHT
- the LOC110644313 gene encoding protein THYLAKOID ASSEMBLY 8-like, chloroplastic encodes the protein MAIRAFSRSRIAKLSTVLLQNLPNQPIKQNPLPSNPQIPASELNTLYNLSSGLRQYHDGRPRGPLWRGKKLIGKEALFVTQGLKRLKDDEEKLQKFIKTHVLRLLKMDMIAVLTELERQEEVSLALKMFQVIQKQDWYTPDVYLYKDLVIALTRSGKMDEAMKLWKTMRNENLFPDSQMYTEVIRGFLRDGSPADAMNIYEDMKKSPDPPEELPFRILLKGLLPHPLLRSRVKQDYEELFPEKHVYDPPEEIFGVY